One Dysosmobacter welbionis DNA segment encodes these proteins:
- a CDS encoding sigma-70 family RNA polymerase sigma factor: MSATLELLRAAQEGDRDACEQAVIENNGLIWSVVRRYYGRGVDPEDLYQLGCLGFLKAVQGFDFDYGTCFSTYAVPKIAGEIRRFLRDDGAVKVGRTMREQAQTLYTIRERLRQELGREPVLSELSEASGLTPEEIAQVEIATDTPESLQRETADGLTLEGMLGTDAPEEGMVERIALRESIDQLPEKERMTILLRYFKGLTQEQTARILGVSQVQVSRLERRGLKRLREFLSP; the protein is encoded by the coding sequence ATGAGCGCCACGCTGGAGCTGCTGCGGGCGGCCCAGGAGGGGGACCGGGATGCCTGCGAGCAGGCGGTGATTGAGAACAACGGCCTGATCTGGAGCGTGGTGCGGCGGTATTACGGCCGGGGCGTGGACCCGGAGGACCTGTACCAGCTGGGGTGCCTGGGGTTTCTGAAGGCGGTGCAGGGATTCGACTTTGACTACGGCACCTGCTTCTCCACCTACGCCGTGCCCAAAATCGCCGGGGAGATTCGTCGCTTTCTCCGGGACGACGGCGCGGTAAAAGTGGGGCGCACCATGCGGGAGCAGGCTCAAACACTTTACACCATTCGGGAGCGGCTGCGGCAGGAGCTGGGCCGGGAGCCGGTGCTCAGCGAGCTCTCCGAGGCCTCCGGCCTGACGCCGGAGGAGATCGCCCAGGTGGAGATCGCCACGGACACGCCGGAGTCCCTCCAGCGGGAGACCGCAGACGGCCTCACCCTGGAGGGGATGCTGGGCACGGACGCCCCGGAGGAGGGCATGGTGGAGCGGATCGCCCTGCGGGAGTCCATCGATCAGCTGCCGGAGAAGGAGCGGATGACCATTCTTCTCCGCTACTTCAAGGGACTGACCCAGGAACAGACTGCCCGGATCCTGGGGGTGTCTCAGGTGCAGGTATCCCGGCTGGAGCGCCGGGGCCTGAAACGGTTGCGGGAGTTCCTCTCGCCCTGA
- the spoIIAB gene encoding anti-sigma F factor, with the protein MKTKANNEVTLAFPSRSSNEGFARAAVSCFAAQMDPTLNELEDIKTAVSEAVTNAIVHAYPDSIGQVVVKVRICPDQVLEVTVRDHGRGIPDIEKARQPMFTTGGEERSGMGFTIMESFMDRLVVRSTPGRGTTVVMRKRLAPRMQGTK; encoded by the coding sequence ATGAAGACCAAGGCCAACAACGAAGTCACGCTGGCATTTCCCAGCCGCAGCAGCAACGAGGGGTTCGCCCGGGCAGCCGTGTCCTGTTTCGCCGCCCAGATGGATCCCACCCTCAACGAGCTGGAGGACATCAAGACCGCCGTCAGCGAGGCGGTGACCAACGCCATCGTCCACGCCTATCCGGATTCCATCGGCCAGGTGGTGGTGAAAGTCCGCATCTGCCCGGACCAGGTGCTGGAGGTGACGGTGCGGGACCACGGCCGGGGCATCCCGGACATCGAGAAGGCCCGCCAGCCCATGTTCACCACCGGCGGGGAGGAGCGCAGCGGTATGGGCTTCACCATTATGGAGAGCTTTATGGACAGGCTGGTGGTCCGCTCCACGCCGGGCCGGGGCACCACCGTGGTGATGCGCAAGCGGCTGGCACCCCGGATGCAGGGCACAAAATGA
- a CDS encoding STAS domain-containing protein (This anti-anti-sigma factor, or anti-sigma factor antagonist, belongs to a family that includes characterized members SpoIIAA, RsbV, RsfA, and RsfB.), which translates to MEIEATSADRNLLLEMKGELDHHGARNALRELELSIDAALPKKLVLDLAGVTFMDSSGIALILRAQQRMQLLDGSLLVRNVPQQARRVLDAAGIGRLVTIR; encoded by the coding sequence ATGGAGATCGAAGCCACAAGCGCGGACCGGAATCTGCTGCTGGAGATGAAGGGGGAGCTGGACCACCACGGGGCCCGGAACGCCCTCCGGGAGCTGGAGCTGTCCATCGACGCGGCGCTGCCGAAAAAACTGGTGCTGGACCTGGCGGGCGTGACGTTCATGGACAGCTCCGGCATCGCGCTGATCCTGCGGGCCCAGCAGCGGATGCAGCTGCTGGACGGGAGCCTGCTGGTGCGGAACGTGCCTCAGCAGGCACGGCGGGTCCTGGATGCCGCCGGCATCGGCCGGCTGGTGACGATACGATAA
- a CDS encoding flavodoxin family protein: MKILLINGSSRPNGCTYTALREIADTLESGGAETEILFLGSGPVRDCTACRTCQKTPGRCVFDDDMVNPIIEKAREADGFVFGTPVYYAHPSGRILSVLDRVFYAGKDAFAHKPGAAVASARRAGTTASVDVLDKYFTIAQMPVVSSTYWNMVHGNTPEEVRQDAEGMQTMRNLARNLLWMVQCIQAGKAAGLQPPQAESEARTNFIR; encoded by the coding sequence ATGAAAATTTTGCTGATTAATGGCAGCTCCCGGCCCAACGGCTGCACCTACACAGCCCTGCGGGAGATTGCTGATACGCTGGAATCCGGCGGCGCGGAGACGGAAATCCTCTTTCTGGGCAGCGGCCCCGTCCGGGACTGCACCGCCTGCCGGACCTGTCAGAAGACGCCGGGCCGCTGCGTGTTCGATGACGATATGGTGAACCCAATCATTGAGAAGGCCCGGGAGGCGGACGGCTTCGTGTTCGGTACGCCGGTCTATTACGCCCACCCCTCCGGTCGCATCCTCTCCGTGCTGGACCGGGTGTTCTACGCCGGAAAAGACGCCTTCGCCCACAAGCCCGGCGCGGCTGTTGCCTCCGCCCGCAGGGCGGGCACTACGGCCTCTGTAGATGTGCTGGACAAATATTTCACCATCGCCCAGATGCCGGTAGTTTCCTCTACCTACTGGAACATGGTCCACGGCAACACGCCGGAGGAGGTGCGCCAGGACGCGGAGGGAATGCAGACCATGCGGAATTTGGCCCGAAACCTGCTCTGGATGGTCCAGTGCATCCAGGCGGGAAAGGCCGCTGGACTCCAGCCGCCCCAGGCGGAGAGCGAGGCCCGGACCAACTTCATCCGCTGA